A genomic stretch from Canis lupus baileyi chromosome 3, mCanLup2.hap1, whole genome shotgun sequence includes:
- the ZDHHC7 gene encoding palmitoyltransferase ZDHHC7 yields the protein MPSSGHRLRDVEHHPLLAENDSYDSSSSSSSEADMADRVWFIRDGCGMICAVMTWLLVVYADFVVTFVMLLPSKDFWYSVVNGVLFNCLAVLALSSHLRTMLTDPGAVPKGNATKEYMESLQLKPGEVIYKCPKCCCIKPERAHHCSICKRCIRKMDHHCPWVNNCVGEKNQRFFVLFTMYIALSSVHALILCGLQFVSCVRGQWTECSDFSPPVTVILLIFLCLESLLFFTFTAVMFGTQIHSICNDETEIERLKSEKPTWERRLRWEGMRSVFGGPPSLLWMNPFVGFRFGQLQTRPKKGGPEFSV from the exons ATGCCGTCATCAGGACACCGGCTGCGGGATGTCGAACATCATCCTCTCCTGGCTGAAAATGACAGTTACGACTCTTCGTCCTCCTCGTCCTCGGAGGCTGACATGGCAGATAGGGTCTGGTTCATCCGCGATGGCTGCGGCATGATCTGCGCCGTCATGACGTGGCTCCTGGTCGTCTATGCGGACTTTGTGGTGACGTTCGTCATGCTGCTGCCTTCCAAAGACTTCTGGTACTCTGTGGTCAACGGAGTCCTTTTTAACTGCCTGGCGGTGCTGGCCCTATCGTCCCACCTGAGAACCATGCTCACCGACCCT GGGGCAGTACCCAAAGGGAATGCTACTAAAGAGTACATGGAGAGTTTGCAGCTGAAGCCTGGAGAAGTCATCTACAAGTGCCCAAAGTGCTGCTGTATCAAGCCTGAGCGTGCCCACCACTGCAG TATTTGCAAAAGATGTATTCGGAAAATGGATCATCACTGCCCATGGGTGAACAATTGTGTAGGAGAAAAGAATCAGAGATTTTTTGTGCTCTTCACT ATGTACATAGCTCTGTCCTCAGTCCATGCTCTGATCCTCTGTGGACTCCAGTTCGTTTCCTGTGTCCGAGGGCAGTGGACTG AATGCAGTGACTTCTCCCCTCCCGTGACTGTAATCCTGTTGATCTTCCTGTGCCTTGAGAgccttctgtttttcactttcactgCAGTTATGTTTGGCACTCAGATCCACTCCATATGCAACGATGAAACG GAGATCGAGAGGCTGAAGAGTGAGAAGCCAACGTGGGAGCGGAGGCTGCGATGGGAGGGGATGCGGTCTGTCTTTGGGGGGCCCCCCTCACTCCTCTGGATGAACCCTTTTGTTGGCTTCCGGTTTGGGCAGCTGCAGACCAGACCCAAGAAAGGAGGCCCAGAGTTTTCTGTCTGA